Proteins encoded by one window of Streptomyces sp. LX-29:
- a CDS encoding right-handed parallel beta-helix repeat-containing protein, producing the protein MQIRHVRYLAPFAVLFVLESGAAWASPAGTQHTVHPGESIQAAVNAAKPGDTITIMAGTYRESIDIAVSDLTLRGVGEETVISPTYGTAETAEAACAKAGNGICVTGTAQKPVTDVTIRSLTVQGFAKSGIATNHTDRTTIRRVLARNNGHHGISQERSTRAELRDNEARDNGESGIFLANMSNAEGAAIDTKGTVVRGNQLTGNRIGVTVRRLRQLSVESNHVSDNCGGIFLVGDESKPRAGALTVRRNDVYKNNRYCPPNTRLEHIQGTGILLTGVEDSVVTENWVVSHSGNSPMSGGIVLFGSKVGTPNANNVVNRNDVLDNRPSDLHDQDKGPGNAFSRNTCAVSLPAGRC; encoded by the coding sequence ATGCAGATACGACACGTGCGGTACCTCGCACCCTTCGCCGTCCTCTTCGTCCTGGAGTCCGGAGCCGCCTGGGCCTCTCCGGCCGGCACCCAGCACACCGTTCATCCGGGAGAGTCCATCCAAGCGGCCGTGAACGCCGCGAAGCCCGGTGACACGATCACGATCATGGCGGGCACCTACCGGGAGAGCATTGACATCGCCGTCTCCGACCTGACCCTCCGCGGGGTGGGCGAGGAGACCGTCATCTCGCCGACGTACGGGACCGCCGAGACGGCCGAGGCCGCCTGCGCCAAGGCCGGAAACGGCATCTGCGTCACCGGAACGGCCCAGAAGCCCGTCACCGACGTCACGATCCGCTCGCTCACCGTCCAGGGCTTCGCCAAGAGCGGGATCGCCACCAACCACACCGACCGGACCACCATCCGTCGGGTGCTGGCCCGCAACAACGGCCACCACGGCATCAGCCAGGAGCGGTCGACGCGCGCGGAGCTGCGGGACAACGAGGCCCGCGACAACGGCGAGTCGGGCATCTTCCTGGCCAACATGAGCAACGCCGAGGGCGCCGCCATCGACACCAAGGGCACCGTCGTCCGCGGCAACCAGCTGACCGGCAACCGCATCGGCGTCACCGTCCGACGACTGCGCCAGCTCTCCGTAGAGTCCAACCACGTCAGCGACAACTGCGGCGGGATCTTCCTGGTGGGCGACGAGTCCAAGCCCCGCGCGGGCGCGCTGACGGTGCGCCGCAACGACGTCTACAAGAACAACCGCTACTGCCCGCCCAACACCCGTCTGGAGCACATCCAGGGAACCGGCATCCTGCTCACCGGCGTGGAGGACTCGGTGGTGACCGAGAACTGGGTGGTCAGCCACTCGGGTAACTCCCCGATGTCCGGCGGCATCGTGCTGTTCGGCAGCAAGGTGGGCACGCCCAACGCCAACAACGTCGTCAACCGCAACGACGTGCTCGACAACCGCCCGTCCGACCTGCACGACCAGGACAAGGGCCCGGGCAACGCCTTCTCCCGCAACACCTGCGCAGTCTCACTCCCCGCCGGACGGTGCTGA
- the accC gene encoding acetyl-CoA carboxylase biotin carboxylase subunit: MFSTVLVANRGEIALRVVRACHELGMRSIAVYSTADRDSAAVRLADEAVHIGPPQAKGSYLSVPAIIEAALRTGAQAIHPGYGFLSEDPDFAEICEAHGITFIGPSPQVMQQLGDKASARALMATAGLPVLPGSTGALSSAAEAKEVAQQVGYPVILKAVAGGGGRGMAVVREPDALMRAFQQTRAHARAVFGDDRLYLERFVEHARHVEVQVLCDRHGNALHLGERDCSVQRRHQKLVEEAPAPNLPEEVREELCAAAVRGAEAVGYVGAGTFEFVLAPSYAFHLMEINCRLQVEHPVTEMVTGIDIVREQLLIAAGQPLTMRQEDVRRRGVAVECRVNAEDPARDFVPAPGRLTEFVPPGGPFVRVDTHAFPGWRVGPDYDSLLAKTVVWAPDREQALARMDRALGEFRVSGEGVTTTLGFLRRTLARPEFRSATHTTGLIGS, encoded by the coding sequence ATGTTCTCCACGGTCCTGGTGGCGAACCGGGGCGAGATCGCCCTGCGGGTGGTTCGCGCCTGTCATGAACTCGGCATGCGTAGCATCGCCGTCTACTCCACCGCCGACCGCGACTCGGCGGCCGTCCGGCTCGCCGACGAGGCGGTGCACATCGGCCCACCGCAGGCCAAGGGGAGCTATCTGAGCGTGCCGGCCATCATCGAGGCCGCGCTGCGCACCGGCGCCCAGGCCATCCACCCCGGCTACGGCTTCCTGTCCGAGGACCCCGACTTCGCCGAGATCTGCGAGGCCCACGGGATCACCTTCATCGGCCCGTCCCCCCAGGTGATGCAGCAACTCGGCGACAAGGCGTCGGCCCGTGCGCTGATGGCCACGGCCGGGCTGCCGGTGCTGCCGGGCTCGACCGGGGCGCTCTCCTCGGCCGCCGAGGCCAAGGAGGTCGCGCAGCAGGTCGGCTATCCGGTGATCCTCAAGGCGGTGGCGGGCGGCGGCGGCCGCGGCATGGCCGTGGTGCGCGAGCCCGACGCGCTGATGCGGGCCTTCCAGCAGACCCGGGCGCACGCCCGAGCGGTCTTCGGCGACGACCGGCTCTACCTGGAGCGGTTCGTGGAGCACGCCCGCCATGTGGAGGTGCAGGTGCTGTGCGACCGGCACGGGAACGCCCTCCACCTCGGGGAGCGGGACTGCTCCGTGCAGCGACGGCACCAGAAGCTGGTGGAGGAGGCCCCGGCGCCCAACCTTCCGGAGGAGGTGCGTGAGGAGCTGTGCGCGGCCGCGGTGCGCGGCGCTGAGGCGGTGGGCTACGTCGGCGCGGGCACCTTCGAGTTCGTCCTCGCGCCGTCCTACGCGTTCCATCTGATGGAGATCAACTGCCGACTCCAGGTCGAGCACCCGGTCACCGAGATGGTCACCGGCATCGACATCGTCCGCGAGCAGCTCCTGATCGCCGCCGGGCAGCCGCTGACCATGCGCCAGGAGGACGTGCGGCGGCGGGGGGTGGCCGTGGAGTGTCGGGTGAACGCCGAGGATCCGGCGCGCGACTTCGTCCCGGCTCCGGGGCGGCTGACCGAGTTCGTCCCGCCCGGCGGCCCCTTCGTGCGCGTGGACACCCACGCCTTCCCTGGCTGGCGGGTGGGCCCGGACTACGACTCGCTGCTCGCCAAGACCGTGGTCTGGGCGCCCGACCGCGAGCAGGCGCTGGCCCGCATGGACCGGGCGCTGGGCGAGTTCCGGGTCAGCGGCGAGGGCGTCACGACCACCCTGGGCTTTCTGCGTCGCACCCTGGCACGCCCGGAGTTCCGGTCCGCGACCCACACCACCGGGCTGATCGGCAGCTGA
- a CDS encoding methyltransferase: MRLREIVFGAARAAAVRAAARLGVADQMDDEPVGAAELARRLDTDQQSLSRLLRALSCHGIFAETADGRFCHTDMSRMLREDAPNSLRYIALWCTEPWTWEAWPRLDDAVRSGGHVFHTLYGKDFFSYLHDDAGDSARVFDRAMTTSSTQSARDVAALLDLSGVRHVADIGGGQGHVLASLLERHADVRGTLLDLPKVVAGADPRLREGGALADRVRLVPGDARQEIPVDADLYIIKNILEWDDDSTRRTLRNVVAAARPGARVVVVENLVDDSPSMKFTTAMDLLLLLNVGGRKHTTESLVARMTEAGITVGEIQPVNPYLHAFHGTVPVR, translated from the coding sequence ATGCGGCTGCGCGAGATCGTCTTCGGCGCGGCGCGCGCCGCGGCGGTGCGCGCGGCGGCGCGGCTCGGAGTCGCCGACCAGATGGACGACGAACCGGTCGGCGCCGCCGAGCTGGCCCGGCGGCTCGACACCGACCAGCAGTCGCTCAGCCGGCTGCTGCGGGCCCTGTCCTGTCACGGCATCTTCGCCGAGACGGCGGACGGCCGGTTCTGCCACACCGACATGTCCCGGATGCTCCGCGAGGACGCCCCCAACAGCCTGCGCTACATCGCCCTGTGGTGCACGGAGCCGTGGACCTGGGAGGCATGGCCGCGGCTGGACGACGCGGTGCGCTCCGGCGGCCACGTCTTCCACACGCTGTACGGCAAGGACTTCTTCAGCTACCTGCACGACGACGCGGGGGACTCGGCCCGCGTCTTCGACCGGGCCATGACCACCTCCAGCACCCAGTCGGCGCGGGACGTCGCGGCGCTGCTCGACCTGTCCGGGGTGCGGCATGTCGCGGACATCGGCGGCGGCCAGGGCCATGTGCTGGCCAGCCTGCTGGAGCGCCACGCGGACGTGCGCGGCACCCTGCTGGACCTGCCCAAGGTGGTGGCCGGCGCCGACCCCCGGCTGCGCGAGGGCGGCGCGCTGGCCGACCGGGTGCGGCTGGTGCCCGGCGACGCCCGGCAGGAGATCCCGGTCGACGCCGACCTCTACATCATCAAGAACATCCTCGAGTGGGACGACGACAGCACCCGCCGCACGCTGCGCAACGTGGTGGCTGCCGCGCGGCCCGGGGCCCGGGTGGTGGTGGTCGAGAACCTCGTCGACGACAGTCCGTCGATGAAGTTCACCACGGCCATGGACCTGCTGTTGCTGCTCAACGTCGGCGGGCGCAAGCACACCACCGAGAGCCTGGTGGCGCGCATGACGGAGGCCGGCATCACGGTCGGTGAGATCCAGCCCGTCAACCCGTATCTGCACGCCTTCCACGGCACGGTGCCCGTCCGCTGA
- a CDS encoding class F sortase produces MDYQKSSRHPVQVQAALSPLSPQPPKGRDSNTRVLRWAAAASLVGALLIYNSVDASSEPSPATTPVQKPQAAPAPSASKQQAPEAPPAAAALPTAPSGPSAGPRGPALPRSAPTRLQIPAVGIDAPFTDLKLNQASGELNAPPADDNNLVGWFVDGASPGERGNAIVAGHVDTKTGPAVFFPLSSLKKGNKVTITRNDGIVASFVVDKIDTFAKNAFPNDLVYGDTNDAQLRLITCGGAYDHNVKDYTANVVVFAHLDSFKWT; encoded by the coding sequence ATGGATTACCAGAAGTCTTCGCGGCACCCGGTCCAGGTGCAGGCCGCCCTCTCGCCGCTGTCCCCGCAGCCCCCGAAGGGCCGCGACTCCAACACCCGTGTCCTGCGCTGGGCCGCCGCGGCGTCCCTCGTGGGCGCGCTGCTCATCTACAACTCGGTGGACGCGTCCTCCGAGCCCTCTCCGGCGACCACCCCGGTGCAGAAGCCGCAGGCCGCCCCCGCTCCGTCGGCGTCCAAGCAGCAGGCGCCGGAGGCGCCGCCGGCGGCGGCCGCGCTGCCCACCGCGCCCAGCGGCCCCTCCGCGGGCCCGCGCGGGCCCGCCCTACCGCGCTCCGCACCGACGCGGTTGCAGATCCCCGCGGTGGGTATCGACGCCCCCTTCACCGACCTGAAGCTGAACCAGGCGAGCGGGGAGCTCAACGCCCCGCCCGCGGACGACAACAACCTCGTCGGCTGGTTCGTCGACGGCGCCTCCCCCGGCGAGCGCGGCAACGCGATCGTCGCCGGGCACGTGGACACCAAGACCGGGCCGGCGGTGTTCTTCCCGCTCAGCTCGCTGAAGAAAGGCAACAAGGTCACCATCACCCGCAACGACGGCATCGTGGCCAGCTTCGTCGTGGACAAGATCGACACCTTCGCCAAGAACGCCTTCCCCAACGACCTGGTCTACGGGGACACCAACGACGCCCAGCTACGCCTGATCACCTGCGGGGGCGCCTACGACCACAACGTCAAGGACTACACCGCCAACGTCGTCGTCTTCGCCCACCTCGACTCGTTCAAGTGGACGTGA
- a CDS encoding biotin/lipoyl-containing protein, translating to MTTHNDRMAMAAEHPENGHVPGVLVSLAHGTLDAVCHSVAELVRASRQQPVRIRLQHGQTTVEVEWPGAADGRGTADGPGAAARPAADPVDTAGPTGGPDDAPLQDTATYICAPTVGTFYHSPEPGAPPFVSVGDTVRPGQSVGILEVMKMMSPVEATVAGRVTEIVAADGQPVEFQQRLIRVEPLTEAHTEADAGQRADHHTPGRPAGPGGNGAGGAER from the coding sequence GTGACGACCCACAACGACCGGATGGCGATGGCAGCGGAGCATCCGGAGAACGGCCATGTGCCGGGCGTGTTGGTATCGCTCGCCCACGGCACCCTGGACGCGGTGTGCCACAGCGTCGCGGAGCTGGTGCGGGCCTCCCGACAGCAGCCGGTGCGGATCCGGCTGCAGCACGGCCAGACCACCGTCGAGGTGGAGTGGCCCGGCGCGGCGGACGGCCGGGGCACGGCGGACGGCCCGGGCGCGGCGGCGCGGCCGGCGGCGGACCCGGTCGACACGGCGGGGCCCACCGGCGGCCCCGACGACGCCCCGCTCCAGGACACCGCGACGTACATCTGCGCCCCCACCGTCGGCACCTTCTACCACTCCCCCGAGCCCGGCGCCCCGCCGTTCGTCTCGGTCGGCGACACGGTGCGACCCGGCCAGTCGGTCGGGATCCTCGAGGTGATGAAGATGATGAGCCCGGTGGAGGCGACGGTGGCCGGCCGGGTGACGGAGATCGTCGCGGCGGACGGACAGCCGGTGGAGTTCCAACAGCGGCTCATCCGCGTCGAGCCGCTCACGGAGGCGCACACGGAGGCCGACGCGGGACAGCGCGCGGACCACCACACGCCCGGCCGACCCGCCGGGCCCGGCGGAAACGGCGCCGGCGGCGCGGAGAGGTGA